One window of Myxococcus xanthus genomic DNA carries:
- a CDS encoding alpha/beta fold hydrolase — protein MTSTSRTVQGPTGQLAVTDTGNGGLPIVFVHSNASRREQWAAQQAHLKQRSVSFDLRGMGDSGLDAQGRYGAEDMANDIHAVATALDLERFVLVGHSFGGYVAAEYARGWPERLAGLVIVDAAGTMPPLPPEQLQGFHEGTRPESYRAFMDAWFTPILQNAKPHTHESVMRWLHATPREVVVGALESMLTFNSDRVLERYKGPLHTLVVDAFIQPNAYHLLYPGTPHTVFSGVSHWLMMDAPERFNAALDAFLATLPPR, from the coding sequence ATGACTTCCACCTCGCGTACCGTCCAGGGACCCACGGGCCAGCTCGCAGTCACCGACACTGGCAATGGTGGACTCCCCATCGTCTTCGTCCACAGCAACGCCTCCCGGCGTGAGCAATGGGCCGCGCAGCAAGCACATTTGAAGCAGCGCTCCGTGTCGTTCGACCTGCGTGGCATGGGCGACTCGGGCCTCGACGCCCAGGGCCGCTACGGCGCCGAGGACATGGCCAATGACATCCACGCGGTGGCCACGGCCCTGGACCTGGAGCGCTTCGTCCTGGTGGGCCACAGCTTCGGCGGCTACGTCGCGGCGGAGTACGCCCGTGGCTGGCCCGAACGGCTGGCCGGGCTCGTCATCGTGGATGCCGCGGGGACGATGCCGCCGCTTCCGCCCGAACAGCTCCAAGGCTTCCACGAAGGCACACGTCCCGAGTCCTACCGCGCCTTCATGGACGCATGGTTCACGCCCATCCTCCAGAACGCGAAGCCACACACGCACGAGTCGGTGATGCGCTGGCTGCATGCCACGCCGCGCGAGGTGGTGGTCGGGGCGCTGGAGAGCATGCTCACGTTCAATTCGGACCGTGTGCTGGAACGCTACAAGGGCCCTCTCCACACGCTCGTCGTGGATGCCTTCATCCAGCCCAATGCCTACCACCTCCTGTACCCGGGCACGCCGCACACCGTGTTCTCAGGTGTCAGCCATTGGCTGATGATGGATGCACCGGAGCGCTTCAACGCCGCGCTGGATGCATTCCTCGCCACACTGCCGCCGCGTTGA
- a CDS encoding multidrug effflux MFS transporter, protein MTTPSTQSIEKGTLGLELLLGTLTAFAPLSIDMYLPALPRIAEDLQSTAPAIQLTLASCFAGLALGQLFTGPLIDRFGRTRPLYAGLALYVLGSLGCALAPSASMLVAMRFVQALGGSVALVVPRAVVRDLWSGANAARTMSRLMLVMGVAPILAPLLGGMVLQYSGWRAIFVVLAAVGAVALAFVLKSLPETAPPHVGAQSMRSRMGALMKDPDFVGPALAGGFAQAGMFAYIAGSPFVFISLYGIPEEHFGWFFGVNAMGLIAVAQLNRKLVTHLPLHRLLRLALSLCVVAAVAVLAVAWTGFMGLWGIAVTLFFFVSAMGLVGPNAAAIALERHATRAGMASAALGALQFTAAAGASWAVSTFNNGTAMPMAGVMTAMALLAWLAAFFGLRARTRQQEAGEGAQAHGPRIVSSSSAP, encoded by the coding sequence ATGACCACGCCTTCGACCCAGTCCATTGAGAAGGGCACACTCGGCCTCGAGTTGCTGCTGGGAACGCTGACAGCGTTCGCACCGCTCTCCATCGACATGTATCTGCCGGCACTCCCGCGCATCGCGGAGGACCTGCAATCCACCGCGCCCGCCATCCAGCTCACGCTCGCGTCGTGCTTCGCGGGATTGGCGCTGGGCCAGCTCTTCACGGGCCCGCTCATCGACCGCTTCGGGCGCACGCGTCCGCTCTACGCGGGCCTGGCGCTGTACGTCCTGGGCTCGCTCGGCTGCGCGCTGGCACCGTCGGCGTCCATGCTGGTGGCCATGCGCTTCGTGCAGGCGCTCGGTGGCTCGGTGGCATTGGTCGTTCCACGCGCCGTGGTGCGCGACTTGTGGTCCGGCGCCAACGCCGCGCGGACGATGTCGCGGCTGATGCTGGTCATGGGCGTGGCGCCCATCCTCGCGCCGCTGCTGGGCGGAATGGTGCTCCAGTACTCGGGATGGCGGGCCATCTTCGTGGTGCTGGCGGCGGTGGGCGCGGTGGCGCTGGCCTTCGTGCTGAAGTCGCTGCCGGAGACGGCGCCGCCGCACGTGGGGGCGCAGTCGATGCGCTCCCGGATGGGCGCATTGATGAAGGACCCGGACTTCGTGGGCCCCGCACTGGCTGGAGGCTTCGCGCAGGCGGGCATGTTCGCGTACATCGCGGGCTCGCCGTTCGTGTTCATCTCGCTGTATGGCATTCCGGAGGAGCACTTCGGCTGGTTCTTCGGCGTCAATGCAATGGGGTTGATTGCGGTGGCGCAGCTCAACCGCAAGCTGGTGACACACCTGCCGCTGCACCGGCTGCTGCGTCTGGCATTGAGCCTGTGCGTCGTCGCGGCGGTGGCCGTGCTGGCGGTGGCGTGGACCGGCTTCATGGGCCTGTGGGGCATCGCCGTCACGCTGTTCTTCTTCGTGTCGGCCATGGGCCTGGTGGGACCCAACGCGGCTGCGATTGCGCTGGAGCGGCATGCCACGCGCGCGGGCATGGCGTCGGCCGCGCTGGGCGCGCTCCAGTTCACCGCGGCGGCCGGCGCGTCGTGGGCCGTGAGCACGTTCAACAATGGCACCGCGATGCCCATGGCCGGGGTCATGACCGCCATGGCACTGCTTGCGTGGCTCGCCGCGTTCTTCGGGCTCCGGGCGCGCACGCGCCAGCAGGAGGCAGGGGAGGGTGCCCAAGCGCACGGGCCGCGAATCGTGTCATCGTCCTCCGCGCCATGA
- the mnmG gene encoding tRNA uridine-5-carboxymethylaminomethyl(34) synthesis enzyme MnmG, with amino-acid sequence MGLRYDVIVVGLGHAGSEAALACARMGLATLGLTLKRERSAVLSCNPAVGGTAKGHLVRELDALGGEMGRAADQVGTHFKTLNASKGPAVQASRLLCDRDAYAVGMQAVLFSQPNLTVREGEVAALVAGGGRVEGVVLGDGTQVSASAVLLTTGTFLQALMHVGEQKEVGGRLGDDAARGLSESLRALGFTLGRFKTGTPARLARASIDWDALEPQPGDTRVRPFSWRTKVEGEGGMPFPRQPSVTCALTETTPRTHAVLRDNLHRSPLYQGDIVGRGPRYCPSLEDKVVRFASRERHQVFLEPEGPTSPLVYPAGLSTSLPADVQLTFLHTIRGLEQVEVVRFGYAVEYDYAPPTQLKATLETKAIAGLYFAGQLNGTSGYEEAAFQGLWAGINAALQLKGEPPLLPGRDEAHGAVLVDDLVTKGVDEPFRMFTSRSEHRLKLREGNADLRLARHGHRVGLLPREALERVEARGRAVTEEVARLKRTGLAARLRRPEVTYAQLGEGREDWPVLSPDVAEEVEVEVKYEGYVAQAARAAAREAESTDRWRIPEGYCFHEVRGLSSEAVEKLTAHRPGTVGQARRIPGLTPAAVSLLLVALKRGTEAPAVCAQPED; translated from the coding sequence ATGGGACTCCGGTACGACGTCATCGTGGTGGGACTGGGCCATGCGGGCAGTGAGGCGGCGCTCGCCTGCGCGCGGATGGGATTGGCCACGTTGGGCCTGACGCTGAAGCGCGAGCGCTCGGCGGTGTTGAGCTGCAACCCGGCGGTGGGTGGCACGGCCAAGGGCCACCTGGTGCGTGAGCTGGACGCGCTCGGCGGGGAGATGGGGCGCGCGGCCGACCAGGTGGGCACGCACTTCAAGACGCTGAATGCCTCCAAGGGGCCGGCGGTGCAGGCCTCGCGCCTGCTCTGCGACCGGGATGCCTACGCGGTCGGCATGCAGGCGGTGCTCTTCTCGCAGCCGAACCTCACGGTGCGCGAGGGCGAAGTCGCCGCGCTGGTGGCTGGCGGAGGCCGGGTGGAGGGCGTGGTGTTGGGGGACGGCACGCAGGTGTCCGCCTCCGCGGTGCTGCTCACCACGGGGACCTTCCTCCAGGCGCTGATGCACGTGGGCGAGCAGAAGGAAGTCGGCGGCCGTCTGGGGGACGACGCGGCGCGCGGGCTGTCGGAGTCGCTGCGCGCGCTGGGCTTCACCCTGGGCCGCTTCAAGACGGGCACGCCGGCGCGGCTGGCGCGCGCGAGCATCGACTGGGACGCGCTGGAGCCGCAGCCGGGGGACACCCGCGTGCGGCCTTTCTCCTGGCGCACCAAGGTGGAAGGGGAGGGCGGGATGCCGTTTCCCCGTCAGCCCTCGGTGACGTGCGCGCTCACGGAGACGACGCCGCGCACGCACGCGGTGCTGCGCGACAACCTGCACCGCTCGCCGCTGTACCAGGGGGACATCGTCGGCCGGGGGCCGCGCTACTGCCCGTCACTGGAGGACAAGGTGGTGCGCTTCGCCTCGCGCGAGAGGCACCAGGTGTTCCTGGAGCCGGAGGGGCCCACGTCGCCGCTGGTGTACCCGGCGGGCCTGTCCACGAGCCTGCCGGCGGACGTGCAGCTCACCTTCCTGCACACCATCCGGGGCCTGGAGCAGGTGGAGGTGGTCCGCTTCGGCTACGCGGTGGAGTACGACTACGCGCCGCCCACACAGCTCAAGGCCACGCTGGAGACGAAGGCCATTGCCGGCCTGTACTTCGCGGGGCAGCTCAACGGCACCTCGGGCTACGAGGAGGCCGCCTTCCAGGGCCTGTGGGCCGGCATCAACGCGGCGCTCCAGTTGAAGGGCGAGCCGCCGCTCCTGCCGGGCCGCGACGAGGCCCACGGCGCGGTGCTGGTGGATGACCTGGTGACCAAGGGCGTGGACGAGCCGTTCCGCATGTTCACCAGCCGCTCCGAGCATCGGCTGAAGCTGCGCGAGGGCAACGCGGACCTGCGACTGGCCCGTCACGGGCACCGGGTGGGGCTGCTGCCGCGCGAGGCCTTGGAGCGGGTCGAGGCGCGAGGCCGCGCGGTGACAGAGGAGGTGGCTCGGCTGAAGCGCACCGGGCTGGCGGCGCGGCTGCGGCGGCCGGAGGTGACGTACGCGCAGTTGGGCGAAGGCCGCGAGGACTGGCCCGTGCTGTCACCCGACGTCGCCGAGGAGGTGGAGGTCGAGGTGAAGTACGAGGGCTACGTGGCCCAGGCCGCGAGGGCAGCGGCGCGCGAGGCCGAGTCCACGGACCGGTGGCGGATTCCGGAGGGCTATTGCTTCCATGAGGTGCGGGGTCTGAGTTCGGAGGCGGTGGAGAAGCTGACCGCGCATCGGCCCGGGACGGTGGGACAGGCTCGCCGGATTCCGGGGCTGACGCCCGCCGCAGTGTCGCTGCTGCTGGTGGCGCTCAAGCGCGGAACAGAGGCCCCCGCAGTCTGCGCTCAGCCCGAGGATTGA
- the rsmG gene encoding 16S rRNA (guanine(527)-N(7))-methyltransferase RsmG, giving the protein MDNARFEDQLAAGCRALGVTVAADLGPRLQRLMSELLKWNAKVNLTAITAPEEVLEKHFLDSLAVLPEVTGAATLLDLGAGAGFPGLPLKLALPALGVTLVDTVGKKVAFIKAAAASLGLQGVRGLHARAEGQPETEGIPRAEVLIARAFMDLPDWLALAPAYVEPGGRVVAMLGKPQTDAELAARAAERQLRVVSARAYRLPFSGAERQVAVFAKE; this is encoded by the coding sequence GTGGATAACGCGCGGTTCGAGGATCAGCTCGCGGCGGGGTGCCGGGCGCTGGGAGTGACGGTGGCGGCGGACCTGGGGCCGCGGCTCCAGCGGTTGATGAGCGAGCTGCTCAAGTGGAACGCGAAGGTGAACCTCACGGCGATTACGGCGCCGGAGGAGGTGCTGGAAAAGCACTTCCTGGATTCGCTCGCGGTGTTGCCGGAGGTGACGGGCGCGGCGACGTTGCTGGACCTGGGCGCGGGCGCGGGCTTCCCGGGTCTGCCATTGAAGCTCGCGCTGCCCGCGCTGGGCGTCACGCTGGTGGACACGGTGGGCAAGAAGGTCGCGTTCATCAAGGCCGCGGCGGCGAGCCTGGGGTTGCAGGGTGTGCGCGGTTTGCACGCGCGTGCAGAAGGCCAGCCGGAGACGGAAGGGATTCCGCGCGCCGAGGTGCTGATTGCGCGCGCCTTCATGGACCTGCCGGATTGGCTCGCGCTGGCGCCCGCGTATGTGGAGCCGGGCGGACGTGTGGTGGCGATGCTCGGCAAGCCGCAGACGGACGCGGAGCTGGCGGCGCGCGCGGCGGAGCGGCAACTGCGCGTCGTCTCCGCGCGGGCGTACCGGCTGCCGTTCTCTGGCGCCGAGCGCCAGGTGGCGGTGTTCGCCAAGGAGTAG
- a CDS encoding DUF5063 domain-containing protein produces MTRKDILEAVKSFVGVLDEQNHFEDREGVLRASLDRLALAYHFADAPFDPTKYPDAPRADYRSLRECIAPLFPALGLYNEALHIADKVGESEFSIGDAIDDLTDIAMDMHSVLFRWENTSEGDALWHFRFGFETHWGLHLRSLQLYLHQRAC; encoded by the coding sequence ATGACCCGGAAGGACATCCTCGAGGCAGTGAAGAGTTTCGTCGGAGTTCTCGACGAGCAGAATCACTTTGAGGACCGCGAGGGAGTGCTGCGTGCTTCCCTGGACCGGCTCGCGCTGGCCTACCATTTTGCCGACGCCCCGTTCGACCCTACGAAGTATCCGGACGCGCCTCGTGCCGACTACAGGTCCCTGCGAGAGTGCATCGCGCCACTCTTTCCCGCCCTCGGCCTGTACAACGAGGCGTTGCACATCGCGGACAAGGTGGGTGAGTCCGAGTTCAGCATCGGCGACGCCATCGACGACCTCACGGACATCGCGATGGACATGCACAGCGTCCTCTTCCGCTGGGAAAACACGAGCGAAGGAGATGCGCTCTGGCACTTCCGCTTTGGCTTCGAGACCCATTGGGGACTGCACCTGCGAAGCTTGCAGCTCTACCTCCACCAGCGTGCCTGCTGA
- a CDS encoding ParA family protein yields the protein MGRIICISNQKGGVGKTTTAINLAASLASAERRTLLVDMDPQGNAGSGLGIKQDNITGTIYEALLNDRPIQELLHPTELRYLQVVPATPDLTGAEVELVNQDNREFRLRDALRPLAAEYDYIIIDCPPSLGLLTLNALAAADSVLIPLQCEYYALEGLSQLTHTIDLVKQGLNPDLKMEGILLTMFDSRANIAHQVVEEVRGYFKKQVFEVIVPRNVRLSECPSFGKPIILYDIKSKGCESYLALGRELMKRDTPKSPRRRVA from the coding sequence GTGGGTCGTATCATCTGCATCTCCAACCAGAAGGGCGGCGTCGGGAAGACCACCACCGCCATCAACCTCGCCGCGAGCCTGGCCTCCGCGGAGCGCCGCACGTTGCTGGTGGACATGGACCCGCAGGGCAACGCGGGCAGTGGCCTGGGCATCAAGCAGGACAACATCACCGGCACCATCTACGAAGCGCTGCTCAATGACCGGCCCATCCAGGAGCTGCTCCACCCCACGGAGCTGCGCTACCTCCAGGTGGTGCCCGCCACGCCGGACCTCACCGGCGCCGAGGTCGAGCTGGTCAACCAGGACAACCGCGAGTTCCGCCTCCGCGACGCCCTGCGCCCGCTGGCTGCCGAATACGACTACATCATCATCGACTGTCCGCCGTCGCTCGGCCTGCTGACGCTCAATGCGCTGGCCGCCGCGGACTCCGTCCTCATCCCGCTTCAGTGTGAGTACTACGCGCTCGAGGGACTCTCGCAGCTCACCCACACCATCGACCTGGTGAAGCAGGGCCTCAACCCGGACCTGAAGATGGAGGGCATCCTCCTCACCATGTTCGACTCGCGGGCGAACATTGCCCACCAGGTCGTCGAAGAGGTGCGCGGGTACTTCAAGAAGCAGGTGTTCGAGGTCATCGTGCCGCGCAACGTGCGCCTGTCCGAGTGCCCCTCCTTCGGAAAGCCCATCATCCTGTACGACATCAAGTCGAAGGGGTGTGAGAGCTACCTCGCGCTGGGCCGCGAGCTGATGAAGCGGGACACCCCCAAGAGCCCTCGCAGGCGCGTGGCTTGA
- a CDS encoding ParB/RepB/Spo0J family partition protein: MVKADMQKRALGRGLSALIPQAGATGAGKGEQAPKAGVLKLPIESIHRDKDQPRTYFDEEKLKELSESIKAQGVLQPILVRKDGDGYRIIAGERRWRASQAAGLKEVPAIVRDVTEVQAFELALVENLQRADLNPIEEAEGYKRLVDEFKLTQEQVSVRVGKERSTVANALRLLALPTDVKGMVADGSLSMGHARALLGVPRLPELQNLAKQVADKKLSVRDTERLVQQSRSSGKKDAGKAAPKQSPQVKALVEELQRRLGTKVRLTERSPGKGTIEVDFFSYDDLDRLLKLLRKE, translated from the coding sequence GTGGTGAAAGCAGACATGCAGAAGCGGGCCCTGGGGCGCGGGCTGTCCGCCCTCATCCCCCAGGCGGGCGCCACCGGGGCCGGCAAGGGTGAGCAGGCCCCCAAGGCCGGCGTCCTCAAGCTCCCCATCGAGTCCATCCACCGCGACAAGGACCAGCCGCGCACCTACTTTGACGAGGAGAAGCTCAAGGAGCTCTCCGAATCCATCAAGGCGCAGGGCGTGCTCCAGCCCATCCTCGTCCGCAAGGACGGCGACGGCTACCGCATCATCGCGGGCGAGCGCCGCTGGCGCGCCTCCCAGGCCGCCGGCCTCAAGGAAGTGCCCGCCATCGTCCGCGACGTGACGGAGGTCCAGGCCTTCGAGCTGGCCCTGGTGGAGAACCTCCAGCGCGCGGACCTGAACCCCATCGAAGAGGCGGAGGGCTACAAGCGCCTGGTGGACGAGTTCAAGCTCACGCAGGAGCAGGTCAGCGTGCGCGTGGGCAAGGAGCGCTCCACGGTGGCCAACGCCCTGCGCCTGCTTGCGCTGCCCACGGACGTCAAGGGCATGGTGGCGGATGGTTCGCTCAGCATGGGCCACGCGCGCGCGCTCCTGGGCGTGCCCCGGCTGCCGGAGCTGCAGAACCTGGCCAAGCAAGTCGCGGACAAGAAGCTCTCCGTGCGTGACACGGAGCGGCTGGTCCAGCAGAGTCGCTCCAGCGGGAAGAAGGACGCGGGCAAGGCGGCACCGAAGCAGAGCCCGCAGGTGAAGGCACTGGTGGAGGAGCTTCAGCGGCGACTGGGTACCAAGGTCCGGCTCACCGAACGAAGCCCCGGAAAGGGCACCATCGAGGTGGACTTCTTCTCGTACGATGACCTCGACCGGCTCTTGAAGCTTCTCAGGAAGGAGTAG
- the bacM gene encoding bactofilin BacM codes for MALLGGKKDESSSKPLFRREEESVSQRSGEVHTLLGKGSEFEGKLTFEGQVRIDGKFQGQIITKDVLVIGDGAKVQAEIQAGTVIINGQVEGNVKATQIIELKTPGRVKGNLETPSLSMDRGVIFEGSLKMENLGTAGARPPPPPGGEKK; via the coding sequence GTGGCGCTCCTTGGCGGGAAAAAAGACGAATCATCCAGCAAGCCTCTGTTCAGGCGGGAGGAGGAATCCGTGTCGCAGCGTTCTGGTGAGGTCCACACGCTCCTGGGCAAGGGGAGCGAGTTCGAAGGGAAGCTGACCTTCGAAGGGCAGGTCCGTATCGACGGCAAGTTCCAGGGGCAGATCATCACCAAAGACGTGCTCGTCATTGGGGATGGCGCCAAGGTTCAGGCCGAAATCCAGGCTGGCACCGTCATCATCAACGGCCAGGTCGAAGGCAACGTGAAGGCGACGCAGATCATCGAGCTGAAGACGCCCGGCCGCGTGAAGGGCAACCTCGAGACGCCGTCGCTGTCCATGGACCGCGGTGTCATCTTCGAGGGCTCGCTGAAGATGGAGAACCTGGGC